In one Leptolyngbya sp. BL0902 genomic region, the following are encoded:
- a CDS encoding ABC transporter ATP-binding protein has product MPLESRNLSGGYDQSPIVHHVNLAVEPGEWLCLVGANGSGKSTLLRLLSRILKPQGGSVLLCGRDIHELSPTAIAQRLALLPQQQTLPDGLTVHQLVSLGRSPHQPWWRWDLDAEGQRQVDQALTWTEIAHYRDRPVADLSGGERQRAFLALALAQNPQVLLLDEPTTFLDIHYQLQLLELLKRLNRDQSLSIITVLHDINLAARYGDRMAMLCQGRLWAVGPPAEVLTPDNLRAVFQVEVEIFTTPFGQQVFPLAASAADSSPPLVATHAP; this is encoded by the coding sequence ATGCCCCTAGAATCGCGCAATTTATCCGGCGGCTACGATCAGTCGCCCATTGTCCACCACGTTAATTTGGCGGTGGAACCAGGGGAGTGGCTGTGCCTGGTGGGGGCCAACGGCTCCGGCAAATCCACCCTGCTGCGGTTGCTCAGCCGTATTCTGAAACCCCAGGGCGGCAGCGTTCTGCTCTGTGGACGAGATATTCACGAGCTTTCCCCCACGGCCATTGCCCAGCGGTTGGCCCTGTTGCCCCAGCAGCAAACCCTGCCCGACGGCTTGACCGTTCACCAACTGGTGAGTCTGGGCCGATCTCCGCATCAGCCCTGGTGGCGATGGGATTTGGATGCTGAAGGTCAGCGTCAGGTCGATCAAGCCCTCACCTGGACAGAAATTGCCCACTACCGAGATCGACCCGTGGCGGATCTCTCCGGCGGCGAACGTCAGCGGGCATTTTTGGCCCTAGCCCTGGCCCAAAATCCCCAGGTGCTGCTGCTGGATGAACCCACCACCTTCTTAGACATCCACTACCAACTCCAGCTTTTGGAACTGCTGAAACGGCTGAACCGCGACCAGTCCCTTTCCATCATCACCGTGCTGCACGACATCAACCTAGCCGCCCGCTACGGAGATCGCATGGCCATGCTGTGCCAGGGTCGCCTTTGGGCCGTTGGCCCCCCTGCCGAGGTGCTGACTCCCGACAACCTTCGGGCCGTCTTTCAGGTGGAAGTCGAGATTTTCACTACCCCCTTCGGCCAGCAGGTCTTCCCCCTCGCCGCCAGTGCCGCCGATAGCTCACCTCCCCTGGTCGCCACCCACGCCCCGTAG